In Nostoc piscinale CENA21, the genomic stretch TCAATATTTAGGTATGAGTTTATTAAAAGCTGGACAACCAGAATTAGCACGCCCTCATTTTTTGTATGTCTGGCAAAATAAAAAGCTGAGTGTGAGAGCGATCGCCGCATTACTATTAAGTTTTATCTACAGCTTATTGAGCAATACATTCATCGGTGTGAAGGGATATGTTACAGCAGAACGTAAAGCAACCTCTGGTTAGTGTTGTTATCCCAACTTACAATCGACCAGATTATTTAAAGCAGGCGATCGCCAGCGCAGTTAAACAAACTTATCAAAATATCGAAATCATTGTTTCTGATAATTGTAGTGACGAAAGCCCCCAAGCAATTATCGAATCTTTTGATGATTCACGCATTAGATTTTGGCAACATCCTGAAAATGTGGGGATGTTGTCTAATCAAATGAATGCTTTTAAAATGGCAAGGGGTAAATATCTTGCCAGTCTCCATGATGATGATATGTGGCACGCAGATTTTTTAGCCAAACTTGTGCCAACACTAGAAGCTAATTCTAATTTAATTTTGGCTTTTTCCGACCAATATATTATTGATGGTGACGGTAACATTAATACAATTGGTACAGAAGCAAATACACGCGGTTTCAATCGAGATATTTTAGCACCAGGTATTCATACATCTTTCATTAAAATTGGTTTAATTGATAAAAGTATTGCCACTGCCGCTGCTTGTGTAATTCGTAATGGTGTCATTGATTGGGATAGCATTCCTCAAGAAGTCGGTGGTATGTGGGATTTATATCTAACTTATCTTTGCTGCATTTCTGGCTATGGTGCTTACTATTATCCCGAAAGATTAACTTATTATCGCGCCCATGAATTAACTGACACAATGTTAAGTGGTAGTAAAAATGCTAACGCCAAAATCCGCAAAGCCCAAAGCGAAATATTTTGCTACAAAACATTCATGGAAGATAGCCACCTGCAAGAATTTCATGAGTATTTTCAAGCGAAATGGTTAGAAGCACATACCACTTTAGGTATTGGTTTACTGCGGAATCATCAAACAAAAGCAGCCCGTCCTTACTTATTACAATCATTTAAAAGACAAAAATTGAACATTAGAACTTTAACAGCACTAATAGTCAGTTTTACTCCGCAACCATTAGCTAATCAATTTTTCAAAGTCAGTAGAACTGCATAAATATTTATCGTTAGGCAAAGGCAGGAGGACGACACTTTGCTCAAGTCGGGAAACCCGCCCACGCAAGTGTCTCCAGAAGGCAGGAGTGAAGAAAGCTTTGTTCTCATTAATTTTTCTTCACTTAACCAGATTTTTTATACTATTCATACTTATTAAAACTAATGAAACTTTGCATTGTTACGCACAAAGTCAAAAAAGGTGATGGTCAAGGAAGAGTCAACTATGAAGTTGCTCAAGAAGCCATCCGCCGTGGTCATCAATTAACATTATTAGCCAGTGAAGTTGCACCAGAAATAGAGCAGAACAGTAAAGTTAACTGGATTAAAATTTCGGTTGATAGTTATCCGAGCGAGTTCATTCGTAATTTTATATTTTCGTATAAAAGTGCAGCTTGGTTACAAAAAAATCGTTCACAAATCGATTTATTAAAAATCAATGGCGCAATTACAAATATGACAGCTGATGTGAATGCTGTACATTTTGTGCATAGTTCTTGGTTGCGATCGCCTGTGCATATTTCCCGCATTCGCCGCGATGCTTACGGTTTTTACCAGTGGTTGTACACTGCCTTAAATGCCCGTTGGGAAAAACAAGCTTTTCAACGGGCTAAAGTTGTTGTCGCTGTCTCCGAGAAAGTAGCCCAAGAGTTAATTAATCTTGGCGTACCACATGCACGCATCCGAGTCATCGTCAACGGTGTAGATTTGCAAGAGTTTACCCCCGGTGTCGTCTCTCGCCAAAAATTAAACTTACCAGAGAATGTAAATTTAGGATTATTTGCCGGAGACATCCGTACACCACGGAAGAATTTAGATAGCGTCTTACAGGCCTTAGTGAAAGTACCTGATTTACACTTAGCTGTAGTCGGGAGTACTGATGCTAGTCCCTTTCCGCAGTTAGCCGCCGATTTAGGCATTAGTGAACGGGTACATTTTCTCGGTTATCGCCGTGATATTGCCGAAATCATGCGGGCGGTAGATTTATTTGTCTTCCCCTCCCGTTATGAAGCTTGCACATTGGTCTTGCTAGAAGCCCTCGCCTCTGGTTTGCCTGTGATTACTGCCACAGCTACCGGTGGGGCAGAGTTAGTTACACCTGAATGTGGAATTGTTTTACCAGATTCAGATGATGTGGAGGCCTTAGCTGCTGCCTTGTCATCTTTAGTCAGCGATCGCACCTTGATGCAACAAATGGGTCAAGCCGCCCGCGCCGTCGCCCAACAACACAGTTGGTCAACAATGGCCCAAACCTATATGGATCTATTTGAGGAGTTACAAAAGCATGAAGAACACAGTTCTCATCCCGACTTATCGCCGTCCTCTGGATCTATCGCGTTGCCTTTCGGCACTGCAAGCGCAAACTAAACCCGTTGATCAAGTCATCGTCGTTGTGCGGGATACAGATACCCAAACTTGGCAATTTCTCCAAGCCTTTCCCGCCAATTATTTGCCTTTACAAATAGTCACCGTCGCCATTCCCGGAGTAGTCGCCGCCCTCAACGCTGGACTTGCAGCCGTTGAGGGAGATGTTTTATCTATTACTGATGATGACGCTGCACCTCGTCCTGATTGGTTAGCGAAAATTAACGCCCACTTTCTCGCTGATGCCAAAATAGGTGGCGTTGGTGGGCGTGATTGGATACATCACGGTGACAAAATTGAGGATGAATCTCGCGCTGTGGTAGGTGAATTACAATGGTTTGGGCGTGTAATTGGCAACCATCATCTCGGAGTTGGCACAGCCCGTCCAGTCGATGTCCTCAAAGGTGTGAACATGAGTTTCCGCACCCAAGCGATCGCCAACTTACATTTTGACGAAAGAATGCGAGGCTCAGGCGCACAGGTACACTTTGAAATGGCATTCGCCCTCGCCTTAAAACGTGCCGGTTGGCAGATGATTTATGACCCACAAGTTGCAGTAGACCACTATCCCGCCCAGCGATTTGACGAAGACCAACGCAATAACTTTAATGCGATCGCCCAAATTAACTTAGTTCATAACGAAACTTTAGTTTTACTCGAACATTTATCACCCTTACGCCGCCTCATCTTCTTGCTGTGGGCAATTTTTATTGGTACCAGAGATTGTTTTGGCTGTCTCCAATGGCTAAGATTCTTCCCCAGCCAAGGCCGACTCGCCACCCGCAAACTTTTAGCCTCTTGGCGTGGTCGCTGGCAAGGATGGCAGACATGGCAAACCGAAATCAGGGGGCAAGGGTGCATGGGTGTAGGGAAAGTCAAAGAACTAATGACTATTGACCAATGACCAATGACAAATGAAGAATTGGTATGATTTCTCAATCATTACTTTTTAATAGCTTTTTAGAAACACCATTTTCACCCCGACAGCGATCGCTACAAGGTTGGAGTGCCATTCTTGGCTTTATATTGCTGAGTGTCACTTGTTACTTTGCTGGGGCGGCTGGGACTTTACGCCTGATTTATCCAGTCACAGCCTTAATCGTAGCGATATTTTTATACTTACGGCATCCAATTTTATACATCGGTTTTACTTGGTGGATGTGGTTTCTCACACCCTTAGTTGCCCGTTTAATCGACTATCGAGTTGGTTGGGACCCTACCCGGCAGATTCTTATCGCCCCTTACTTGGTTGTATTTGTCACAATTGCCACATTCTTACGGCACTTTCCGAAAGCTTCTCGTCAGGGAGGTTTACCGTTTATTTTGGCTTTTATCGGCGTATTTTATAGTTTTCTCGTAGGTTTAATTTATAACGCTCCAGTTCCCGTGGCTCGCGGTTTATTAGACTGGCTGAGTCCCATTATTTTTGCTTTTCATTTATTCATGAACTGGCGAGACTATCCCACTTATCGCCAAAATTTACAACGGACATTTCTGTTTTGCGTCTTACTCACTGGTGCTTACGGGATCTATCAATTTGTCGTCGCCCCGGAGTGGGATAGATACTGGCTAATTCAGTCGAAATTATTTACCAGTTCTGGCGACCCTGTACCATTCGGAATGCGTGTTTGGAGTACATTGCACTCAGTCGGGCCATTTGGTGCGGTAATGCAGACGGGATTATTGTTATTGTTTACCGCTTCCGGGCCGTTAATATTTCCCGCTTCGGCTGTTGGCTATTTGTCGTTTTTACTAGCCCAAGCCCGTACCAACTGGGGAGGCTGGTTACTCGGCGTAATCTTGATTATGGGTTCAGTCAAAGCCAAAATTCAAATGCGCCTAATTGCGATCGTGGTTGTGATGGCATTGTGTGTCATTCCCCTGACAACCATTGAACCAATTTCTGACGTAGTATCAGCCAGGTTAGAAAGTTTTTCTAATCTCGAAAACGATACTAGTTTTAGGGATAGATCCGGCAGTTATGATCGCAACCTTGGTATTGCCCTTTCTAATGTTCTGGGTAATGGTTTAGGCAATATTTGGAAAGTCAATGAAAAAACCGGACAAATCGAAGTATTTGTCATCGATAGCGGTATTTTAGATATGTTTTTCACCCTCGGCTGGTTTGGAGCCATATTTTATTTAGGTGGATTAATTCTGATTCTTGTTAGCGTCATCCAGTATAGCGAAGCGCGGTTTGATAGCTTCGTCAGTGCTGCCCGTGCCATTGGCATTAGTTCTTGCGCCCAATTAATCATCGGTAGCGGGATGTTAAGCGTCTCCGGGATGATTCTGTGGGGATTTTTAGCAATGGCAATGTCAGCACATAAGTACTATCAACATGAAAAAATTACCAAAAATCGGGTGTAGGGGTGTGAGGGTGTAAGAGAAAGTAATATTCCCTACACCCCTACACCCCATACCCTTATACCCTCACACCCTTATTAAAAATATGAAAGCTATAGTTATCATGCCCCTAGCCGAACAAAGAGGCGGCGGTGAAATGATGTTTTTAGACTTGATGCAGCAAGGACGTAATGCTGGTGTCGAGTGGATAGCCATCTTTTTAGAATCAGGCCCAATGGTGGAACAAGTAAGAAAGTTGGGTATTGATACGCGAGTGATTGAGAGTGGCAGGTTGCGGCAAGTTCATAAGTTAATTTCTACAGTATTGCGAATAGCTGCGATCGCTCGGCAGGAACGTGCAGATATAATCGTCAATTGGATGTGGATTACCCATTTTTACGGCGGTATGGCAGCTATGCTGGCGGGTTTACCATCTGTTTGGTATCAACTAGAAGTTCCCCATGACAAGTTTTGGTTAGTCCGCCTCGCCACAGCATTACCAGCCCGTGCTGTTATCACCCTCTCCCAAGATGGCAAGCAAGCCCAAGCAGAAATTTGGCCCCATCGTCCCACACCTCTGGTTTATCCCGGCGTAGCCTTAGATAGATTTGAACCTGCTGCTTTACTTTCACCCCAAGCTGCACGGCAAAAACTCGGCTTACCATCACAGGGGCCGTTAATTGGCATTGTGGGCAGACTGCAACGCTGGAAAGGAATGCACGTCCTTGTTCAAGCAATGCCGAAAGTGTTAGAGAAGTATCCTGATGCTCATTGTGTGGTAGTTGGTGGTAAGCATGACTTAGAACCAGCCTACGAAGACTTTCTCAAATCAGAGATAGCAAATTTAGGGTTGCAAGAGAAAGTAATTATGCCCGGACTCCAGCGCAATATTCCCGAATGGGTGCAAGCAATGGATGTCTTTGTTCATGCTTCTGATAAAGAACCGTTTGGAATTGTGATTATTGAAGCGATGGCGTTGGGTAAACCTGTAATTGCTGGTAATGCTGGCGGCCCCACCGAAATTATTACCGACGGGATGAATGGCTTATTAACACCTTACGGTGATTCTGAGGCATTGGCGATCGCAATTTTACGCTACCTAGATGAACAAGACTTTGCCCAAAATGTCGCCGTCGCTGCACGTCAACGCGCCCTCGATTTCTCTACCCAGAACTACGCGCAAAACTTTATCAATACTCTGCGTTCTCTGATACCTAGCGTTTCGTAAACATAGCAATCCTAAATCATTTGTGAAATTCTCTTTCTTTTCTTCCTTCTCTTTCTTTGTGTCCTACCCTGCGGGAAGCCGCTATCGCGTCTATGCGCCCTTTGCGGTTCGTTAAAAAGAATACTTTTTCACAATTCAGATAGGATTGCTATATAAATAAATATCGAGACACTCAGAACCCCGACTTCTTGAAGAAGTCGGGGATTTTGTATTTCACGCATAATTTTAAGAATACAAACCTTCAGCTTGACAATATATTTTTACTGGCGCTTGCTCAAAATATTTAAATAACGCTGGACATAACCAACCTTCCAGACTTTTTTCCCGCCACAAATACCAATTACCGTTATACTCCTCACGTAACCAAGTTAATTCTGCTTGATAACCAGGGAAAGGACTAGCAGAAAACAGCAGTTTAAATCCTTCATCCACGTTAGCTATACCCTGAACCAAAATATCAATCATTTCAGGTACACCACTCACAAACGGTTCTTGCACCAAACCCAGACGCTCATCATCAAATACCCATGTTTGATTATGCCTATATGGGAAAATCACCATCATTGAGTTAGTCATGAGCAATTATTGGTTAAGTAATTGGTAAATAATCTTGTAGTCAAGGTTACTAATTACTAGAGAATAATATAACTTGAAAAAATTGTAGTGCATCAGGAGGTTTGCAGGGTGAAGCAGGCAAGCATAGGGCAAACTCATTTACAATTCAGGAGATTCTCAGCCAACAAGCTTATTCTGTACTGTAATTGGGAGTAAATACTTTTATCATGTGTCGTTTACTTGCCTATCTTGGTTCACCTGTATCTTTGGAGCATATTCTGTATAAACCAGAACATTCTTTGATTGTCCAAAGTTACCAACCCCGCGAAATGAATTCTGGGG encodes the following:
- a CDS encoding glycosyltransferase family 4 protein, yielding MKAIVIMPLAEQRGGGEMMFLDLMQQGRNAGVEWIAIFLESGPMVEQVRKLGIDTRVIESGRLRQVHKLISTVLRIAAIARQERADIIVNWMWITHFYGGMAAMLAGLPSVWYQLEVPHDKFWLVRLATALPARAVITLSQDGKQAQAEIWPHRPTPLVYPGVALDRFEPAALLSPQAARQKLGLPSQGPLIGIVGRLQRWKGMHVLVQAMPKVLEKYPDAHCVVVGGKHDLEPAYEDFLKSEIANLGLQEKVIMPGLQRNIPEWVQAMDVFVHASDKEPFGIVIIEAMALGKPVIAGNAGGPTEIITDGMNGLLTPYGDSEALAIAILRYLDEQDFAQNVAVAARQRALDFSTQNYAQNFINTLRSLIPSVS
- a CDS encoding glycosyltransferase family 4 protein yields the protein MKLCIVTHKVKKGDGQGRVNYEVAQEAIRRGHQLTLLASEVAPEIEQNSKVNWIKISVDSYPSEFIRNFIFSYKSAAWLQKNRSQIDLLKINGAITNMTADVNAVHFVHSSWLRSPVHISRIRRDAYGFYQWLYTALNARWEKQAFQRAKVVVAVSEKVAQELINLGVPHARIRVIVNGVDLQEFTPGVVSRQKLNLPENVNLGLFAGDIRTPRKNLDSVLQALVKVPDLHLAVVGSTDASPFPQLAADLGISERVHFLGYRRDIAEIMRAVDLFVFPSRYEACTLVLLEALASGLPVITATATGGAELVTPECGIVLPDSDDVEALAAALSSLVSDRTLMQQMGQAARAVAQQHSWSTMAQTYMDLFEELQKHEEHSSHPDLSPSSGSIALPFGTASAN
- a CDS encoding glycosyltransferase family 2 protein, encoding MLQQNVKQPLVSVVIPTYNRPDYLKQAIASAVKQTYQNIEIIVSDNCSDESPQAIIESFDDSRIRFWQHPENVGMLSNQMNAFKMARGKYLASLHDDDMWHADFLAKLVPTLEANSNLILAFSDQYIIDGDGNINTIGTEANTRGFNRDILAPGIHTSFIKIGLIDKSIATAAACVIRNGVIDWDSIPQEVGGMWDLYLTYLCCISGYGAYYYPERLTYYRAHELTDTMLSGSKNANAKIRKAQSEIFCYKTFMEDSHLQEFHEYFQAKWLEAHTTLGIGLLRNHQTKAARPYLLQSFKRQKLNIRTLTALIVSFTPQPLANQFFKVSRTA
- a CDS encoding DUF6717 family protein; amino-acid sequence: MTNSMMVIFPYRHNQTWVFDDERLGLVQEPFVSGVPEMIDILVQGIANVDEGFKLLFSASPFPGYQAELTWLREEYNGNWYLWREKSLEGWLCPALFKYFEQAPVKIYCQAEGLYS
- a CDS encoding glucose-6-phosphate isomerase; protein product: MISQSLLFNSFLETPFSPRQRSLQGWSAILGFILLSVTCYFAGAAGTLRLIYPVTALIVAIFLYLRHPILYIGFTWWMWFLTPLVARLIDYRVGWDPTRQILIAPYLVVFVTIATFLRHFPKASRQGGLPFILAFIGVFYSFLVGLIYNAPVPVARGLLDWLSPIIFAFHLFMNWRDYPTYRQNLQRTFLFCVLLTGAYGIYQFVVAPEWDRYWLIQSKLFTSSGDPVPFGMRVWSTLHSVGPFGAVMQTGLLLLFTASGPLIFPASAVGYLSFLLAQARTNWGGWLLGVILIMGSVKAKIQMRLIAIVVVMALCVIPLTTIEPISDVVSARLESFSNLENDTSFRDRSGSYDRNLGIALSNVLGNGLGNIWKVNEKTGQIEVFVIDSGILDMFFTLGWFGAIFYLGGLILILVSVIQYSEARFDSFVSAARAIGISSCAQLIIGSGMLSVSGMILWGFLAMAMSAHKYYQHEKITKNRV
- a CDS encoding glycosyltransferase, producing MKNTVLIPTYRRPLDLSRCLSALQAQTKPVDQVIVVVRDTDTQTWQFLQAFPANYLPLQIVTVAIPGVVAALNAGLAAVEGDVLSITDDDAAPRPDWLAKINAHFLADAKIGGVGGRDWIHHGDKIEDESRAVVGELQWFGRVIGNHHLGVGTARPVDVLKGVNMSFRTQAIANLHFDERMRGSGAQVHFEMAFALALKRAGWQMIYDPQVAVDHYPAQRFDEDQRNNFNAIAQINLVHNETLVLLEHLSPLRRLIFLLWAIFIGTRDCFGCLQWLRFFPSQGRLATRKLLASWRGRWQGWQTWQTEIRGQGCMGVGKVKELMTIDQ